In one window of Hymenobacter nivis DNA:
- a CDS encoding bifunctional 5,10-methylenetetrahydrofolate dehydrogenase/5,10-methenyltetrahydrofolate cyclohydrolase, with protein MADIHVAPHLIDGKQTAEDIKVEIAAAVVKLTATGQRPPHLAAILVGHDGGSETYVRNKVLACERVGYDSTLLRFEDDITEADLLAQVGALNDDPAIDGFIVQLPLPKHIDAEKVIEAIRPDKDVDGFHPMNLGRMVAGLPALLPATPSGIVELMARQGIKTSGQHCVVIGRSNIVGTPVSILLAKNLETANCTVTLCHSRTKNLAEIVRQADIIVAAIGRPEFVTADMVKPGAVVIDVGTTRVTDANKKSGFSLKGDVNFAEVAPLASRITPVPGGVGPMTIAMLLLNTLRAATGAVYPKA; from the coding sequence ATGGCTGATATCCACGTTGCCCCCCACCTCATCGACGGCAAGCAAACTGCCGAGGACATCAAAGTTGAAATTGCCGCTGCGGTGGTGAAGCTGACGGCCACCGGCCAGCGCCCGCCGCACTTGGCCGCCATCCTGGTGGGCCACGACGGTGGTTCCGAAACCTACGTGCGCAACAAGGTGCTGGCCTGCGAACGGGTGGGTTACGACAGCACGCTGCTGCGCTTTGAGGACGATATCACCGAGGCCGACCTGCTGGCCCAGGTGGGGGCCCTGAACGACGACCCGGCCATCGACGGCTTCATCGTTCAGCTACCGCTGCCCAAGCACATCGACGCCGAAAAGGTCATCGAAGCCATCCGGCCCGACAAGGATGTGGACGGCTTCCACCCCATGAACCTGGGCCGCATGGTGGCTGGGCTGCCCGCGCTATTGCCCGCCACGCCCTCCGGCATCGTGGAGCTGATGGCCCGCCAAGGCATCAAAACCAGCGGCCAGCACTGCGTCGTAATTGGCCGCAGCAACATCGTGGGTACGCCGGTTAGTATCTTGCTGGCCAAGAACTTGGAAACTGCTAACTGCACCGTTACTTTATGCCACTCGCGGACCAAAAACCTGGCTGAAATCGTGCGCCAGGCCGACATCATCGTGGCCGCCATTGGTCGGCCCGAGTTCGTGACGGCCGACATGGTGAAGCCCGGCGCGGTGGTGATTGATGTGGGCACGACCCGCGTGACGGACGCCAACAAGAAGAGCGGTTTCAGCCTGAAGGGCGACGTGAACTTTGCCGAAGTGGCCCCGCTGGCCTCGCGCATCACGCCCGTGCCCGGCGGCGTGGGCCCCATGACCATCGCCATGCTGCTACTAAACACGCTGCGCGCCGCCACGGGCGCCGTGTATCCGAAGGCGTAG
- a CDS encoding 7-carboxy-7-deazaguanine synthase QueE, protein MEQFYTIQGEGFNAGRAAYFIRLGGCDVGCVWCDVKESWDADAHPRQAVAELVAAAAAHPGRNVVITGGEPLMHNCGPLTGALQAAGFQTWIETSGAHPLSGRWDWICVSPKKFRAPRPDVLAHADELKIIVFNDSDFAWAEEHAALVPATTRLYLQPEWSRAARMTPALIDYVKAHPRWQVSLQTHKYLDIP, encoded by the coding sequence ATGGAGCAGTTTTATACCATTCAGGGCGAAGGCTTTAACGCCGGGCGAGCGGCCTACTTCATCCGCCTGGGCGGGTGCGACGTGGGCTGCGTGTGGTGCGACGTGAAGGAGTCGTGGGACGCCGACGCGCACCCGCGCCAGGCCGTGGCCGAGCTGGTGGCCGCCGCCGCCGCGCACCCCGGCCGCAACGTGGTCATCACCGGTGGCGAGCCGCTGATGCACAACTGCGGGCCCCTCACCGGGGCCCTGCAAGCGGCCGGCTTCCAAACCTGGATTGAGACCTCCGGGGCCCACCCGCTCAGCGGCCGTTGGGACTGGATCTGCGTGTCGCCCAAGAAGTTCAGGGCCCCGCGGCCCGACGTACTGGCCCACGCCGACGAGCTGAAAATCATTGTTTTCAACGACAGCGACTTTGCCTGGGCCGAGGAGCACGCTGCCCTGGTGCCCGCCACCACGCGCCTCTACCTCCAGCCCGAATGGAGCCGCGCCGCCCGCATGACGCCCGCCCTCATCGATTACGTGAAGGCCCACCCGCGCTGGCAAGTATCGCTGCAAACGCATAAATACCTCGACATTCCGTAG
- a CDS encoding OmpA family protein: protein MRLLGTFWDKGRRYALGSGLVLAVVLSGPLSAQAQGIAPPVITNTKARGLYEKAKAQAKDREFSKALETLGTLTQKFPSLGEGWLMKGSLLKAQGDTRGALVAYREGLAKVPPDAARATQYLLLGDLALQYGDYATAGVAYRQLLKVGPKVARHRAVAERGLRTCVFAEAALKHPVGPPPAPLGPPLNGFKFQYFPTLTADSRFLLFTGRPMVSSGEDLFVSRRAADGTFSPPVSIAPTINSSYNEGAGTISGDGKTLVFASCDRPKSVGNCDLYISRRTGNTWSPPQNLGAAVNSPEWDSQPSLSADGRTLYFTSTRRGGQGQEDLYVTTLQPDGAWAPAKNLGAPVNTPGKDMAPFIHASGTTLYYVTDGLVGMGGLDVFRSEAAAGGTWGPPANLGYPLNTFEDEASMFVSSDNQRGFYSRTQMGDEKPAAPGAPALERGVQLFGFDVPAEAKARETSTYAQGRVFDATTKKPMRADVKIYDVDTDALTQFVTSDPETGEYTAVLNEGHRYAMYAAADKYLLKSLSFDYAGKQQFNPFTLDIYLDPVRAGRSVVLNNLFFDTNKYELEPRSRTELNRLIEFMRQYQDVQIEVSGHTDNVGTDAANLQLSERRAQAVVAYLTAHGVQAARLRAKGYGAARALGPNDTDASRRLNRRIELRIL from the coding sequence ATGCGACTACTGGGTACTTTTTGGGATAAAGGCCGGCGTTACGCGCTGGGCAGCGGGCTGGTTTTAGCAGTGGTCCTGAGCGGGCCCTTATCGGCACAGGCTCAGGGAATTGCGCCCCCAGTCATCACCAATACCAAGGCCCGTGGCCTCTATGAGAAGGCTAAGGCCCAAGCCAAAGACCGCGAGTTTAGCAAGGCCCTGGAGACGCTGGGTACGCTCACCCAGAAATTTCCGTCGCTCGGCGAGGGCTGGCTTATGAAGGGCTCGCTGCTGAAGGCTCAGGGCGACACCCGCGGGGCCTTGGTGGCCTACCGCGAGGGCTTGGCCAAGGTGCCGCCCGATGCCGCCCGCGCCACCCAGTACCTACTGCTCGGTGACCTGGCCCTGCAATACGGTGACTACGCCACCGCAGGCGTGGCCTACCGCCAGCTACTGAAAGTTGGCCCCAAAGTGGCCCGCCACCGCGCCGTGGCCGAACGCGGCCTGCGCACCTGCGTGTTTGCCGAAGCGGCCCTGAAGCACCCCGTGGGGCCTCCCCCCGCGCCACTGGGGCCCCCGCTGAACGGCTTCAAGTTTCAGTATTTCCCGACCCTGACGGCCGACAGCCGCTTCCTGCTCTTCACGGGGCGGCCGATGGTGAGCAGCGGCGAGGACCTGTTTGTGAGCCGCCGGGCGGCTGACGGCACATTCAGCCCGCCCGTCAGCATTGCCCCAACCATCAATTCGAGCTATAACGAAGGCGCAGGCACGATTTCGGGCGATGGCAAAACGCTGGTGTTTGCCTCCTGTGACCGGCCCAAGAGCGTCGGCAACTGCGACTTGTACATCTCGCGGCGCACCGGCAACACCTGGAGTCCGCCCCAAAACCTGGGCGCCGCTGTGAACTCGCCAGAGTGGGACTCGCAGCCCTCGCTCTCGGCCGACGGGCGCACACTGTACTTCACCTCCACCCGCCGCGGTGGCCAGGGGCAGGAAGACCTGTACGTGACCACTTTGCAGCCCGACGGCGCCTGGGCCCCCGCCAAAAACCTGGGGGCACCAGTGAACACGCCCGGCAAGGACATGGCCCCCTTCATCCACGCCAGCGGCACTACGCTCTACTACGTCACCGACGGACTAGTGGGCATGGGTGGGCTCGATGTGTTCCGGAGCGAAGCCGCTGCCGGCGGGACCTGGGGGCCCCCGGCCAACCTGGGTTACCCGCTGAACACGTTCGAGGACGAGGCCTCGATGTTCGTGTCGTCTGACAACCAGCGCGGCTTTTACTCGCGCACGCAAATGGGCGATGAAAAGCCGGCCGCTCCCGGGGCCCCCGCGCTCGAGCGGGGCGTGCAGCTCTTCGGCTTCGACGTGCCCGCCGAGGCCAAGGCCCGTGAAACCAGCACCTACGCCCAGGGCCGGGTGTTCGACGCCACCACCAAGAAGCCGATGCGGGCCGACGTGAAAATCTACGACGTGGACACCGACGCCCTCACACAGTTCGTGACCTCTGACCCGGAAACCGGCGAGTATACCGCCGTGCTCAACGAGGGCCACCGCTACGCCATGTATGCCGCCGCCGACAAGTACTTACTCAAAAGCCTGAGCTTCGATTACGCCGGCAAGCAGCAGTTCAACCCGTTCACGCTCGACATTTACCTCGACCCCGTGCGCGCCGGCCGCAGCGTGGTGCTGAACAACCTGTTTTTCGATACCAACAAGTACGAGCTGGAGCCCCGCTCGCGCACCGAGCTCAATCGCCTCATCGAGTTCATGCGCCAGTACCAGGATGTGCAAATCGAGGTATCGGGCCACACCGATAACGTGGGCACCGACGCGGCCAACCTCCAGCTTTCCGAGCGCCGGGCGCAGGCCGTGGTGGCCTACCTCACGGCCCACGGTGTACAAGCCGCCCGCCTGCGGGCCAAAGGCTACGGCGCCGCCCGCGCCCTGGGCCCCAACGACACCGACGCCAGCCGCCGCCTCAACCGCCGCATCGAGCTGCGCATCCTCTAG
- a CDS encoding DUF4177 domain-containing protein: MKKFEYRLLDVNSGFFSAIDYQQLTERLNVLGEQGWEVVTTVETEFTRNQARGLLITLKREIA; encoded by the coding sequence GTGAAAAAATTTGAATATCGCCTACTGGACGTCAACAGCGGCTTTTTCAGTGCCATTGATTACCAGCAGCTAACGGAACGGCTGAACGTGCTCGGCGAGCAGGGCTGGGAAGTGGTGACGACGGTCGAAACGGAGTTTACCCGCAACCAGGCCCGGGGCTTGCTCATCACCCTTAAGCGCGAAATCGCCTGA
- a CDS encoding citrate synthase — protein sequence MAESAELILDGQSISLPVIEGTEHEKAFDIGKLREQTGYVTLDSGYKNTGATRSAITFLDGEEGILRYRGYPIEQLAEKSSFIEVAYLLIYGALPTTAQLADFSNRITKHTLVHEDMRKIFDGFPTSTHPMAILSSLTCALTGFYPESLSPNQTPEEFDLNIVRLLAKISTIAAWTYKNSVGHPLNYPRNDLDYTSNFLYMMFSFPTEKYEINPVVVGALNKLLILHADHEQNCSTSTVRLVGSANASLYGSVSAGINALWGPLHGGSNQEVIEMLEAIEKDGGDTSKFIDKAKDKNNSFRLMGFGHRVYKNFDPRAKIIKKAADEVLHALGMQDSPLLKIAQELEQAALTDQYFVERKLYPNVDFYSGIIYKALGIPTEMFTVMFAMGRLPGWIAQWKEMRENKEPIGRPRQIYVGELERNYTAIGERA from the coding sequence ATGGCAGAATCTGCTGAACTCATCCTAGACGGTCAATCCATCAGCCTCCCCGTCATCGAAGGCACCGAGCACGAAAAAGCTTTTGACATTGGCAAACTACGCGAACAGACCGGCTACGTCACCCTCGATTCAGGCTACAAGAACACCGGGGCCACCAGAAGCGCCATCACGTTCCTCGACGGCGAGGAGGGTATTCTGCGCTACCGCGGCTATCCGATTGAGCAACTGGCCGAGAAGTCGTCGTTTATCGAAGTGGCGTACTTGCTGATTTACGGGGCCCTGCCCACGACCGCCCAGCTGGCCGACTTCAGCAACCGCATCACCAAGCACACGCTGGTGCACGAGGACATGCGCAAGATTTTCGACGGATTCCCGACCAGCACGCACCCGATGGCCATCCTGAGCAGCCTCACCTGCGCGCTCACCGGCTTCTACCCCGAAAGCCTCAGCCCCAACCAGACCCCCGAGGAGTTCGACCTGAACATCGTGCGCTTGCTGGCTAAAATCTCGACCATCGCCGCCTGGACCTACAAAAACTCGGTGGGCCATCCGCTCAACTACCCACGCAACGACCTCGACTACACCTCCAACTTCCTGTACATGATGTTCAGCTTCCCCACGGAGAAGTACGAAATCAACCCAGTGGTGGTGGGTGCGTTGAACAAGCTCCTCATCCTGCACGCCGACCATGAGCAGAACTGCTCGACCAGCACGGTGCGCCTCGTGGGCTCGGCCAATGCCAGCCTCTACGGCTCGGTGTCGGCGGGCATCAATGCGCTGTGGGGCCCCCTGCACGGCGGCTCCAACCAGGAAGTGATTGAAATGCTGGAAGCCATCGAGAAGGACGGCGGCGACACCAGCAAGTTCATCGACAAGGCCAAGGACAAGAACAACTCGTTCCGCCTGATGGGCTTTGGGCACCGGGTGTACAAAAACTTCGACCCGCGCGCCAAAATTATCAAAAAGGCCGCCGACGAGGTACTGCACGCCCTGGGCATGCAGGACAGCCCGCTGCTGAAAATCGCGCAGGAGCTGGAGCAAGCCGCCCTCACCGACCAGTATTTCGTGGAGCGCAAGCTGTACCCGAACGTGGACTTTTATTCGGGCATCATTTACAAGGCCCTGGGCATTCCCACCGAAATGTTCACGGTGATGTTCGCCATGGGCCGCCTCCCCGGCTGGATCGCCCAGTGGAAGGAAATGCGCGAAAATAAGGAGCCCATCGGCCGCCCCCGCCAGATTTATGTGGGCGAGTTGGAGCGCAATTACACCGCCATCGGCGAGCGGGCCTAG
- the mnmE gene encoding tRNA uridine-5-carboxymethylaminomethyl(34) synthesis GTPase MnmE — protein sequence MVQTLFSDTIVALATPPGVGALAVVRLAGPDAVGLIAGVFSKKNLAAQPGHTLHYGTIRDPDGGALIDEVVVALYRAPRSFTREDAVEISTHGSDYVVRQLLALLLRRGARLAEAGEFTKRAFLNGALDLAQAEAVADLIAADSALSHQVALNQLRGGFSQELRTLRGRLVTFASLLELELDFGEEDVEFADRTGLRALLGEVADRVAALLRSFELGNVIKNGITVVIAGRPNAGKSTLLNALLREERAIVSAIPGTTRDFIEDEVSLDGLRFRFVDTAGLRDDPADEVEAIGVQRTRQRIGQAALLLYLFDLTELTPAQVQAEIGALTAAHPALPVLAVGNKLDLASGEQLAGFDGFAVDGTAAVRLAAARGQGLEALQTALLARVRGAGLAGHAGATIVTNVRHARALAVAAEHLAAVRAGLDAGRGTELLAADLRHALGALGEITGEISSDDLLTSIFTQFCIGK from the coding sequence GTGGTTCAGACACTTTTTTCCGATACCATCGTGGCCTTGGCCACGCCGCCCGGCGTAGGGGCCCTAGCCGTGGTGCGCCTTGCGGGTCCCGATGCGGTTGGCCTGATAGCCGGCGTGTTTTCTAAGAAGAATCTGGCTGCCCAGCCCGGCCATACGCTGCACTACGGCACCATCCGCGACCCCGACGGCGGGGCCCTGATCGACGAAGTGGTGGTGGCCCTGTACCGGGCTCCGCGCTCGTTCACGCGCGAAGACGCGGTGGAAATCAGCACCCACGGCTCCGACTACGTGGTGCGCCAGCTACTGGCGCTGCTGCTGCGTCGCGGGGCCCGGCTGGCCGAGGCCGGCGAGTTCACCAAGCGCGCCTTCCTGAACGGGGCCCTGGACCTGGCCCAGGCCGAGGCCGTGGCCGACCTCATCGCTGCCGACTCAGCCCTGAGCCACCAGGTGGCCCTGAACCAGCTGCGCGGCGGCTTCTCGCAGGAGCTGCGCACGTTGCGCGGCCGGCTCGTCACGTTCGCCTCACTGCTGGAATTGGAGTTAGATTTTGGCGAGGAAGACGTAGAATTTGCCGACCGCACCGGCCTTAGGGCCTTGCTGGGCGAAGTGGCCGACCGGGTGGCGGCGCTGCTGCGCTCATTCGAGCTGGGCAATGTCATTAAAAACGGCATCACCGTCGTCATCGCCGGACGGCCCAACGCAGGCAAGTCCACGCTGCTCAACGCGTTGCTGCGCGAGGAGCGAGCCATCGTATCGGCCATTCCGGGCACTACGCGCGACTTTATTGAGGACGAAGTGAGCCTCGACGGCCTGCGCTTCCGCTTCGTGGACACGGCCGGCCTGCGCGACGACCCTGCCGACGAGGTGGAGGCCATCGGTGTGCAGCGCACCCGCCAGCGCATCGGCCAGGCCGCCCTCCTCCTTTACCTCTTTGACCTCACGGAGCTGACGCCCGCCCAGGTGCAAGCCGAAATTGGAGCCCTCACGGCCGCGCACCCCGCCCTGCCCGTGCTGGCCGTGGGCAACAAGCTGGACCTGGCCAGCGGCGAGCAGCTGGCTGGCTTCGACGGCTTTGCGGTGGATGGCACCGCCGCTGTGCGGCTGGCCGCCGCCCGGGGCCAGGGCCTGGAGGCGTTGCAAACGGCGTTGCTGGCCCGCGTGCGCGGCGCGGGCCTGGCCGGCCACGCCGGGGCTACCATCGTTACGAACGTGCGCCACGCCCGGGCCTTGGCCGTGGCGGCCGAGCACTTGGCCGCCGTGCGCGCCGGCCTCGACGCCGGCCGGGGCACCGAGCTGCTGGCCGCCGACCTGCGCCACGCACTGGGAGCCCTGGGCGAAATCACGGGCGAAATTTCGTCGGATGATTTGCTAACCAGCATTTTCACCCAGTTTTGCATCGGCAAGTAG
- a CDS encoding metal-dependent transcriptional regulator — translation MTITEENYLKAICKLSEAEPATGVSTNRIAGALATRPASVTDMLRRLSEKGLLDYEKYRGVQLTDEGRRLALLTIRRHRLWEVFLVQQLGFNWDEVHEVAEELEHVQSPLLMRRLDAFLGHPALDPHGDPIPAEDGAMRRPSHRLLADLEAGERATLTAVKNTSGPFLQYLDKVGLQLGALVEVLDKVAFDQSLELRVNRERTALVSAEVSRNLFVTA, via the coding sequence ATGACCATCACCGAAGAAAATTACCTCAAGGCCATCTGCAAGCTCTCGGAAGCGGAGCCGGCGACGGGCGTGAGCACCAATCGCATTGCGGGGGCCCTGGCCACGCGCCCGGCTTCGGTGACGGACATGCTGCGCCGCTTGTCCGAAAAGGGCTTGCTGGATTACGAGAAGTACCGCGGCGTGCAGCTCACCGACGAGGGCCGGCGGCTGGCGCTGCTCACCATCCGGCGGCACCGGTTATGGGAGGTGTTTTTGGTGCAGCAGCTGGGCTTTAACTGGGACGAGGTGCACGAGGTGGCCGAGGAGTTGGAGCATGTGCAGTCGCCGCTGCTGATGCGGCGGCTCGACGCCTTCCTGGGCCACCCCGCCCTCGATCCCCACGGCGACCCCATTCCGGCCGAGGACGGGGCCATGCGCCGCCCCTCCCACCGCCTGCTCGCCGACCTCGAAGCTGGCGAGCGCGCCACCCTCACGGCGGTTAAAAACACGTCGGGGCCCTTCCTGCAATACCTCGACAAGGTGGGCCTCCAGCTGGGGGCCCTGGTGGAAGTGCTCGACAAAGTAGCCTTCGACCAGTCGCTGGAACTGCGTGTGAACCGGGAGCGCACCGCCCTGGTGTCGGCCGAAGTGAGCCGCAATTTGTTCGTAACGGCTTAG
- a CDS encoding 3-oxoacyl-ACP synthase III family protein produces MRHSEIAGVGHYVPSRVVKNAELEPLLNTSDTWIQERTGIQERRWFEEGTDTTANMGARAARRALDMAGLQPDDVQLIVFATLSPDYFFPGSGVLLQRELSMTNNCPALDVRNQCSGFIYGLSVADQFVRTGMYDTVLVVGSEIHSSGLDKTPNGRGVAVIFGDGAGAVVLRPSTREGHGILSTHLYSQGEFAEELIVKEPSSNKEDRVGHVIANAADLYPYMNGQNVFKHAVVRFPQVIKEALDTNGYQPADIDMLIPHQANLRITQYVQQKMGLPDEKVFSNIQRYGNTTAASIPLALSEAVEQGKIKRGDLVCLAAFGSGFTWASALIKW; encoded by the coding sequence TTGCGTCATTCCGAAATTGCCGGCGTCGGCCACTACGTGCCCAGCCGGGTAGTGAAAAACGCCGAACTGGAGCCCCTGCTCAATACTTCGGACACCTGGATCCAGGAGCGCACCGGCATTCAGGAGCGGCGCTGGTTTGAGGAAGGCACCGACACCACGGCCAACATGGGGGCCCGCGCCGCCCGCCGGGCCCTGGATATGGCCGGCCTCCAGCCCGACGACGTGCAGCTCATCGTATTCGCCACGCTATCACCCGATTACTTCTTTCCGGGCTCGGGTGTGCTGTTGCAGCGCGAGCTGAGCATGACGAACAATTGCCCCGCCCTCGACGTGCGCAACCAGTGCTCAGGCTTCATCTACGGCCTCTCGGTGGCCGACCAGTTTGTACGCACCGGCATGTACGATACGGTACTAGTAGTGGGCTCGGAAATTCACTCCTCGGGCCTCGACAAAACGCCCAACGGCCGAGGCGTGGCCGTCATTTTCGGCGATGGCGCCGGGGCCGTGGTGCTGCGGCCCAGCACCCGCGAGGGCCACGGCATCCTCAGCACGCACCTCTATTCACAGGGCGAATTTGCCGAGGAGCTCATTGTTAAGGAGCCCAGCTCGAACAAGGAGGACCGGGTGGGCCACGTCATCGCCAACGCCGCCGACCTCTACCCCTACATGAACGGCCAGAACGTGTTCAAGCATGCCGTGGTGCGCTTCCCGCAGGTCATCAAGGAAGCGCTGGACACCAACGGCTACCAGCCGGCCGACATCGACATGCTCATCCCGCACCAGGCCAATTTGCGCATCACCCAGTACGTGCAGCAGAAAATGGGCTTGCCCGACGAAAAAGTATTCAGCAACATCCAGCGCTACGGCAACACCACCGCCGCCAGCATCCCGCTGGCCCTGAGCGAAGCCGTGGAGCAAGGCAAAATCAAGCGCGGCGACCTGGTTTGCCTGGCCGCCTTCGGCTCGGGCTTCACCTGGGCCTCGGCGCTGATTAAGTGGTGA
- a CDS encoding glycosyltransferase — protein MPPLTVLLASVLKPVDEPRMAGKFAATLLERPDVLVHVAGQGLRAGRGPGAADAAGRLHAHAIFQGSRLGLSRLGAQLRYWQLLRRLRPGLVVVHAPELLPLTLLWQARGPGRRFIYDIQENFALNIRTQRVYPPWVGRVLAGALRRIETLAAGRAAGLVLAEASYAGELPFLSRAPGRVAVLENKYQPALGEALPHAARPLPGPHEPLRLLFSGTLSELNGVREAVALAGALHAARPGGAHLTIVGFCQQPALLQELTALAAAHPAWLALESGARPAPYAAVVAAIGRAHLGLLAYRPHPSSERCQPTKLFEYLAHGLPLLVPPNPLWSAAVRAHGAGLVVDFADPAAAAAAVLGALAAGPAFYPQGPPASALWASEAKKLWALLHLS, from the coding sequence ATGCCGCCGCTCACCGTCCTGCTCGCCTCCGTCCTCAAGCCCGTCGATGAGCCGCGGATGGCCGGCAAGTTTGCCGCTACGCTGCTGGAGCGGCCCGACGTGCTTGTGCACGTGGCCGGCCAGGGCCTCCGCGCCGGCCGGGGCCCCGGAGCGGCCGACGCCGCGGGCCGGCTGCACGCCCACGCCATTTTCCAGGGCTCGCGGCTGGGGCTGAGCCGCTTGGGGGCCCAGTTGCGCTACTGGCAGTTGCTGCGGCGCCTGCGGCCGGGCCTGGTGGTGGTGCACGCCCCGGAGCTACTGCCCCTCACGCTGCTGTGGCAGGCACGGGGCCCCGGGCGGCGCTTTATCTATGACATCCAGGAAAATTTCGCGCTCAATATCCGTACCCAGCGCGTGTACCCGCCGTGGGTGGGGCGCGTGCTGGCCGGGGCCCTGCGCCGCATAGAAACCCTGGCCGCCGGCCGCGCCGCTGGCCTCGTGCTGGCCGAGGCCAGCTACGCCGGCGAGCTGCCGTTTTTAAGTAGGGCCCCGGGCCGCGTGGCGGTGCTCGAAAACAAGTACCAGCCCGCCCTGGGCGAAGCGCTGCCCCACGCCGCCCGGCCACTGCCGGGGCCCCACGAGCCGCTGCGGCTGCTATTTTCGGGCACCCTCTCGGAGCTAAACGGCGTACGCGAGGCCGTGGCCCTGGCGGGGGCCCTGCACGCGGCCCGGCCCGGCGGGGCCCACCTCACCATCGTCGGCTTCTGCCAGCAACCGGCTTTGCTGCAAGAGCTTACGGCACTGGCCGCTGCGCACCCCGCTTGGCTGGCGCTGGAAAGCGGGGCACGGCCGGCGCCCTACGCGGCCGTGGTGGCGGCCATTGGGCGGGCCCACCTAGGCCTGCTGGCCTACCGCCCCCACCCCAGCTCGGAACGATGCCAGCCCACCAAGCTGTTTGAGTACCTGGCCCACGGCCTGCCACTACTGGTGCCGCCCAACCCGCTGTGGTCGGCGGCGGTGCGGGCCCACGGCGCGGGCCTGGTCGTCGATTTTGCCGACCCAGCCGCGGCGGCCGCGGCCGTGCTGGGGGCCCTGGCGGCGGGGCCGGCATTCTACCCGCAGGGCCCCCCGGCCAGCGCGCTGTGGGCCAGTGAGGCCAAAAAATTATGGGCCCTGCTGCATTTATCCTGA
- a CDS encoding 2,3,4,5-tetrahydropyridine-2,6-dicarboxylate N-succinyltransferase, protein MSFDSAAAQATIEAAWADRALLQTADTKAAVEAIIEELDKGRLRVATPPAADGGEWTINEWVKKAVILYFPLRQMSTQEVGPFEYHDKMQLKTDYAGQQVRVVPPAVARYGAFLAPGVILMPSYTNIGAYVGEGTMVDTWATVGSCAQVGKGVHLSGGVGLGGVLEPVQAAPVIIEDGAFIGSRSILVEGCRIGKEAVIGAGVTITGSTKIIDVTGAEPKEYRGYVPPRSVVIPGSIPKQFPAGEYQVPCALIIGQRKPSTDLKTSLNDALRDFGVSV, encoded by the coding sequence ATGTCATTCGATTCCGCCGCCGCGCAAGCCACCATCGAAGCTGCCTGGGCCGACCGCGCCCTGCTCCAAACTGCCGACACCAAAGCCGCCGTCGAGGCCATTATTGAGGAGCTCGACAAGGGCCGCCTGCGCGTGGCCACGCCGCCCGCCGCCGACGGCGGCGAGTGGACCATCAACGAGTGGGTGAAGAAGGCGGTTATCCTCTATTTCCCCCTGCGTCAGATGAGCACCCAGGAGGTGGGCCCCTTCGAGTACCACGACAAAATGCAGCTCAAAACCGACTACGCCGGCCAGCAGGTGCGCGTGGTACCGCCCGCCGTGGCCCGCTACGGCGCGTTTCTAGCTCCCGGCGTTATCCTCATGCCTAGCTACACCAACATTGGCGCCTACGTGGGCGAGGGCACGATGGTGGACACCTGGGCCACTGTGGGCAGCTGCGCCCAGGTGGGCAAGGGCGTGCACCTGAGCGGCGGTGTGGGCCTCGGCGGCGTGCTGGAGCCCGTGCAAGCGGCCCCCGTCATCATTGAAGACGGCGCCTTCATCGGCTCGCGTAGCATCCTGGTCGAAGGCTGCCGCATCGGCAAAGAGGCCGTCATTGGCGCGGGCGTCACCATCACTGGCAGCACCAAAATCATCGACGTGACGGGCGCCGAGCCCAAGGAGTATCGCGGCTACGTACCGCCCCGCTCGGTCGTCATCCCCGGCTCCATCCCCAAGCAGTTTCCCGCCGGCGAGTACCAGGTACCCTGCGCCCTCATCATCGGCCAGCGCAAGCCCAGCACCGACCTGAAAACGTCGCTCAACGACGCGCTGCGCGATTTCGGTGTGTCTGTCTAA
- the msrA gene encoding peptide-methionine (S)-S-oxide reductase MsrA, which translates to MTEHALFGAGCFWCVEAVFQNLKGVEKVVSGYAGGRIANPTYKEVCSGLTGHNEVIDIAFDPAVISYKELLEIFWKTHDPTTLNRQGNDVGTQYRSGVYYHNDAQKQLAEEYKQKLNDGHAFPNPIVTEITAAPTFYPAENYHQNYFNLHGHEPYCQFVAKPKVDKVKALFGEKLKETA; encoded by the coding sequence ATGACTGAACATGCATTATTTGGCGCCGGCTGCTTCTGGTGCGTCGAGGCCGTTTTCCAAAACCTGAAGGGCGTGGAGAAAGTGGTATCCGGCTACGCCGGGGGCCGCATCGCTAACCCTACCTATAAGGAAGTGTGCAGCGGCCTGACGGGCCACAACGAGGTGATTGACATTGCCTTCGACCCGGCCGTTATCAGCTACAAGGAACTGCTCGAAATCTTCTGGAAAACCCACGACCCGACCACCCTCAACCGCCAGGGCAACGACGTAGGCACCCAGTACCGCTCGGGCGTGTACTACCATAACGACGCGCAAAAGCAGCTCGCCGAGGAGTATAAGCAGAAGCTCAACGACGGCCACGCCTTCCCGAACCCCATCGTGACGGAGATTACGGCCGCCCCCACCTTCTACCCCGCCGAGAACTACCACCAGAACTACTTCAACCTGCACGGCCACGAGCCCTACTGCCAGTTCGTAGCCAAGCCCAAAGTAGACAAGGTGAAAGCCTTGTTCGGCGAAAAGCTGAAGGAAACTGCCTGA